In one Deltaproteobacteria bacterium genomic region, the following are encoded:
- a CDS encoding formate dehydrogenase, which produces MTEEKTTFCRICEVYCGMIATVEDGRITRLRPDEDHVVSKGYACPKGLAAHHVTHDPDRVLFPLKKVDGSWQRVAWEQAIAEIAERLNRIRRTHGPDAIALYTGNPAGYSYSHRIASSNWIAAVGSRNSYGAGSQDNLADFLASKFLYGACFLQPIPDVARTRFLLVVATNPAISQGTLVHMADAKSQLRAVRERGGKVVVIDPRRSETARLASEHHFIRPDTDVFLLLAMTHVILAEGLEAKEFLARHVEGVDVLRDIVRPFTPELAAARTGIPADTIRRLAREFAGAPAACAFGRVVCGRFGTLAAWSLEVLNIVTGNLDRPGGSIFSEGLVDLVDVVARLGLDGYGKHRSRVGNLPGVLGELPSGVLADEITTPGPGQVRALVVTAGNPVLSTANGPALAAAMRQLECSVALDFYVSETASLADYVLPCATYFEREDYPIFHTQLMTEPYAQWTEPLIPPQGEAKTEWEIFALLSDAMGVPFLNSRVATWMRRGLRLVGRDFSPRWIMDAMIRLGPYGNRYLPWRRGFTLAAVTKHRHGVRLPAPPTGVLGKKLRTPDRKVHLWNRELDGELVRLRGTMENGDDPAFPLRLIGRRDIRSNNSWLHNVPRLMRGERCHRLRMHPDDAARLGLADGLRAVVRSRVSAVEVEVRVTEEVMPGVVSLPHGWGHGYETNRRVATQDPGPNCNALIDQRTIEPLAGMAFLNGFPVAVEPVGAAGGAS; this is translated from the coding sequence ATGACCGAGGAGAAGACCACCTTCTGCCGCATCTGCGAGGTCTACTGCGGGATGATCGCCACCGTCGAGGACGGCCGCATCACGCGGCTCCGGCCCGACGAGGACCACGTCGTCTCGAAGGGCTACGCCTGCCCGAAGGGCCTGGCGGCGCACCACGTGACGCACGACCCGGACCGCGTCCTCTTCCCGCTGAAGAAGGTCGACGGCAGCTGGCAGCGCGTCGCCTGGGAGCAGGCGATCGCCGAGATCGCCGAGCGCCTGAACCGCATCCGCCGCACCCACGGCCCGGACGCGATCGCGCTCTACACGGGGAACCCGGCGGGCTACTCCTACAGCCACCGCATCGCCTCGTCCAACTGGATCGCCGCCGTCGGCAGCCGCAACAGCTACGGCGCCGGCTCGCAGGACAACCTGGCCGACTTCCTCGCCTCGAAGTTCCTCTACGGCGCCTGCTTCCTGCAGCCGATCCCCGACGTCGCGCGCACGCGCTTCCTCCTCGTCGTCGCGACGAATCCCGCGATCTCCCAGGGGACGCTCGTCCACATGGCCGACGCGAAGTCCCAGCTGCGCGCCGTCCGCGAGCGCGGCGGCAAGGTGGTGGTCATCGACCCGCGGCGCTCGGAGACGGCGCGGCTCGCCTCGGAGCATCACTTCATCCGCCCGGACACCGACGTCTTCCTGCTCCTCGCGATGACGCACGTGATCCTCGCCGAGGGGCTCGAGGCGAAGGAGTTCCTGGCGCGCCACGTCGAGGGCGTGGACGTGCTCCGGGACATCGTGCGACCGTTCACGCCGGAGCTCGCCGCCGCGCGGACGGGCATCCCGGCCGACACGATCCGGCGCCTGGCGCGCGAGTTCGCGGGCGCCCCGGCGGCGTGCGCTTTCGGACGGGTCGTGTGCGGCCGCTTCGGGACGCTCGCGGCCTGGAGCCTCGAGGTGCTGAACATCGTCACCGGGAACCTCGACCGCCCGGGCGGGTCGATCTTCTCCGAGGGCCTCGTCGACCTCGTCGACGTCGTCGCCCGCCTCGGCCTCGACGGCTACGGCAAGCACCGGAGCCGCGTCGGCAACCTCCCCGGCGTCCTCGGCGAGCTGCCGAGCGGCGTGCTCGCCGACGAGATCACGACGCCGGGGCCCGGACAGGTGCGCGCCCTCGTCGTCACGGCGGGCAACCCGGTGCTCTCGACGGCGAACGGGCCGGCGCTCGCCGCCGCCATGCGCCAGCTCGAGTGCTCGGTGGCTCTCGACTTCTACGTGAGCGAGACCGCCTCGCTCGCCGACTACGTGCTCCCGTGCGCGACGTACTTCGAGCGAGAGGACTATCCCATCTTCCACACCCAGCTCATGACCGAGCCGTACGCGCAGTGGACCGAGCCGCTGATCCCACCGCAGGGCGAGGCAAAGACGGAATGGGAGATCTTCGCGCTGCTCTCCGATGCGATGGGCGTCCCGTTCCTCAACAGCCGCGTCGCCACCTGGATGCGCAGGGGGCTCCGGCTCGTGGGCCGCGACTTCTCGCCGCGCTGGATCATGGATGCGATGATCCGGCTCGGGCCGTACGGCAACCGCTACCTGCCGTGGCGGCGGGGCTTCACGCTCGCCGCGGTGACCAAGCACCGCCACGGCGTCCGGCTCCCCGCGCCGCCGACGGGCGTGCTCGGAAAGAAGCTCCGGACGCCCGATCGCAAGGTCCATCTCTGGAACCGCGAGCTCGACGGCGAGCTCGTCCGGCTGCGCGGCACGATGGAGAACGGGGACGACCCCGCCTTCCCGCTGCGGTTGATCGGCCGGCGCGACATCCGGTCCAACAACAGCTGGCTCCACAACGTGCCGCGGCTCATGCGCGGCGAGCGCTGCCACCGGCTGCGGATGCACCCCGACGACGCCGCACGGCTCGGCCTCGCCGACGGCTTGCGGGCCGTCGTGCGCAGCCGTGTTTCGGCCGTGGAGGTCGAGGTGCGCGTGACCGAAGAGGTGATGCCGGGCGTCGTGAGCCTCCCCCACGGCTGGGGGCACGGCTACGAGACGAACCGGCGCGTGGCGACGCAGGATCCCGGGCCCAACTGCAACGCGCTCATCGACCAGCGCACGATCGAGCCACTGGCGGGCATGGCGTTTCTGAACGGGTTCCCGGTCGCGGTCGAGCCGGTCGGCGCCGCGGGAGGTGCCTCATGA
- a CDS encoding aminotransferase class I/II-fold pyridoxal phosphate-dependent enzyme codes for MNIVAQYGIRGDGARGIVTSVETAIRQGRLAAGTPLPTVRDLAHALRVSPTTVAAAYRTLRVRGLVHAQGRRGTRVSPRPPLPIRPVAPAPAHLRDLSLGNPDPALLPSLTRALARLPRRPGLYGEPANRPALLALAGRQLEREGLPHDSLAIVGGALDGIERVLQAHLRPGDRVALEDPGYVAVFDLVAALGLVAEPVAIDDSGPLPDDLARALGSGVEGFIVTPRAQNPTGAAVDAARARELRAVLAKHPEVLVVEDDHAGPVAGAPAVSVCHGRERWALVRSVSKSLGPDLRLAILAGDSTTVARVEGRQSVGTGWVSHLLQDLVTMLWSDSATDRLLARAADTYATRRDALGRALAAHGIEAHGRSGLNVWVPVVEEAAIVAALAQAGWAVRAGERYRLKSGPAVRITVAGLAPRDADRLAAALARSLRPERRLASA; via the coding sequence ATGAACATAGTGGCACAATATGGAATCCGCGGAGACGGTGCAAGAGGCATCGTGACGAGCGTGGAAACCGCGATCCGCCAGGGCCGGCTCGCGGCGGGAACGCCGCTCCCCACGGTTCGCGATCTGGCGCATGCGCTGCGGGTCAGTCCGACGACGGTCGCTGCGGCGTACCGCACGCTCCGCGTGCGCGGGCTCGTGCACGCACAGGGCAGGCGCGGGACCCGTGTGAGCCCACGGCCGCCGCTCCCGATCCGGCCGGTCGCGCCGGCGCCGGCTCACCTGCGGGACCTCTCGCTCGGCAACCCGGACCCGGCGCTGCTCCCGTCGCTCACGCGAGCGCTCGCGCGCCTCCCGCGGCGTCCGGGTCTTTACGGCGAGCCGGCGAATCGTCCGGCGCTGCTCGCGCTCGCCGGGCGCCAGCTCGAGAGGGAAGGCCTCCCGCACGACTCCCTCGCGATCGTCGGCGGTGCCCTCGACGGGATCGAGCGCGTGCTGCAAGCCCACCTGCGCCCGGGCGATCGGGTTGCGCTCGAAGACCCCGGCTACGTTGCCGTCTTCGACCTCGTGGCCGCGCTCGGCCTCGTCGCCGAGCCGGTCGCGATCGACGACTCGGGCCCGCTCCCCGACGACCTTGCGCGCGCCCTCGGCAGTGGAGTCGAGGGGTTCATCGTCACGCCACGCGCCCAGAACCCGACCGGCGCCGCGGTCGACGCCGCCCGCGCACGCGAGCTACGCGCCGTCCTCGCCAAGCATCCCGAGGTCCTCGTCGTGGAGGACGACCATGCGGGACCGGTCGCCGGTGCGCCGGCGGTCTCCGTCTGTCACGGGCGCGAGCGGTGGGCGCTCGTGCGCTCGGTCTCGAAGTCGCTGGGCCCCGACCTGCGCCTGGCGATCCTGGCTGGCGATTCGACGACGGTCGCCCGCGTCGAGGGCCGGCAGAGCGTCGGCACCGGCTGGGTGAGCCATCTCCTTCAGGACCTCGTCACGATGCTCTGGTCGGATTCCGCGACGGATCGCCTGCTCGCGCGCGCGGCCGATACCTACGCGACGCGGCGCGACGCGCTCGGGCGTGCGCTCGCCGCGCACGGCATCGAGGCGCACGGGCGCTCGGGTCTCAACGTCTGGGTGCCGGTGGTCGAGGAGGCCGCGATCGTCGCCGCCCTCGCGCAGGCAGGCTGGGCCGTGCGGGCCGGCGAGCGGTATCGCCTGAAGAGCGGTCCCGCGG
- the gloA gene encoding lactoylglutathione lyase, with product MRLLHTMLRVNDLEESLRFYCEALGMRLLRRKDYPGGRFTLAFVGYGPEEREAVLELTWNWDTKSYDIGTGYGHVALGVAGIHRAVEQLRAKGVKVTREPGPMKHGGSTIAFIEDPNGYKIELIELEGRVD from the coding sequence ATGCGCCTGCTCCACACCATGCTGCGCGTGAACGACCTCGAGGAGTCCCTGCGCTTCTACTGCGAGGCCCTCGGCATGCGGCTGCTCCGCCGCAAGGACTACCCGGGCGGCCGCTTCACGCTCGCCTTCGTGGGCTACGGGCCCGAGGAGCGCGAGGCCGTCCTCGAGCTCACCTGGAACTGGGACACGAAGAGCTACGACATCGGCACCGGCTACGGCCACGTCGCGCTCGGCGTCGCGGGGATCCACCGGGCGGTCGAGCAGCTGCGCGCCAAGGGTGTGAAGGTCACGCGCGAGCCGGGGCCGATGAAGCACGGCGGGTCGACCATCGCCTTCATCGAGGACCCGAATGGGTACAAGATCGAGCTGATCGAGCTCGAGGGGCGGGTCGACTGA
- a CDS encoding pyridoxamine 5'-phosphate oxidase family protein — protein sequence MAELSPTPRTRVRRLPSRASYDRTTIHAILDEALVCHLGFVHDGQPFVLPTTYARVDDALYLHGSAASRMLRGLRDGIPVCVTVTLLDGLVLARSAFHHSMNYRSVVILGVAAEVTDAAERLGALEAIVEHVNPGRWRQVRPPNDRELKATIVLRLPIVEASAKVRTGPPLDDAEDLAWPCWAGHVPLRLVALEPVPDGQPPAGVTAPNGRMHA from the coding sequence ATGGCGGAGCTGAGTCCCACGCCGCGGACGCGCGTCCGCCGTCTCCCGAGCCGCGCGTCCTACGACCGCACCACGATCCACGCCATCCTCGACGAGGCGCTCGTCTGCCACCTCGGCTTCGTGCACGACGGGCAGCCCTTCGTCCTGCCGACGACCTACGCGCGGGTGGACGACGCGCTCTACCTGCACGGCTCCGCGGCGAGCCGGATGCTGCGCGGGCTGCGCGATGGAATTCCGGTCTGCGTCACCGTGACGCTCCTCGACGGCCTGGTCCTCGCGCGCTCCGCGTTCCACCACTCGATGAACTACCGCTCGGTGGTGATCCTCGGCGTCGCCGCCGAGGTGACCGACGCCGCCGAGCGGCTCGGTGCGCTCGAGGCGATCGTGGAGCACGTGAACCCGGGCCGCTGGCGGCAGGTGCGGCCGCCGAACGACCGCGAGCTCAAGGCGACGATCGTGCTCCGGCTGCCGATCGTCGAGGCGTCGGCCAAGGTCCGCACCGGACCGCCGCTCGACGATGCCGAGGACCTCGCCTGGCCGTGCTGGGCCGGGCACGTGCCGCTGCGACTGGTGGCGCTGGAGCCTGTCCCGGACGGCCAGCCGCCTGCCGGCGTCACCGCACCCAACGGGAGGATGCACGCATGA
- a CDS encoding nuclear transport factor 2 family protein: MNVSAAAIPDRDAARFVERFGDAWAGPHPEALLDLLHPEVRLLQPIFGPTTGRAAADGGFVRPLLRFLPDLRLRVARWSAVGDVVFIEWNASATLAGRPLRWSGVDRFLLAGERAIERVAYFDALPLFMAVLLRPSCWPAFRRSGLWRSWRTMLVSHAGARRTS; the protein is encoded by the coding sequence ATGAACGTCTCCGCGGCGGCCATTCCCGACCGGGACGCGGCCCGCTTCGTCGAGCGGTTCGGCGACGCCTGGGCCGGACCGCATCCCGAGGCGCTGCTCGATCTGCTCCACCCGGAGGTCCGGCTGCTTCAGCCGATCTTCGGGCCAACGACCGGGCGCGCCGCCGCCGACGGCGGATTCGTCCGCCCGCTCCTGCGCTTCCTGCCGGACCTGCGCCTGAGGGTGGCGCGCTGGAGCGCCGTGGGCGACGTCGTCTTCATCGAGTGGAACGCGAGCGCGACGCTTGCCGGGAGGCCGCTGCGGTGGTCGGGCGTCGACCGGTTCCTCCTCGCCGGGGAACGGGCGATCGAGCGCGTCGCGTACTTCGACGCGCTTCCGTTGTTCATGGCGGTCCTGCTGCGTCCGTCGTGCTGGCCCGCGTTCCGGCGATCGGGGCTGTGGCGCTCGTGGCGAACGATGCTCGTCTCTCACGCCGGCGCCCGGAGGACGTCCTAA
- the dauA gene encoding C4-dicarboxylic acid transporter DauA, producing the protein MPGRRKSREVLGLPGGLPLAVALRRTAAGGYDLEAFGADLFAGTVVGIVALPLSMALAIAVGAPPQHGLYTAIVAGTVAALTGGSKFQVTGPTAAFVVVLGPIVSRFGLSGLLTAGLMAGLLLVAMGTARLGRLVEFIPHPVTTGFTAGIATVIATLQLKDVLGLHVARMPERFPDKVAALWAARGSASLVECGVAAATLALLLLAPRLTRRVPAPLVAIGTVTFAAWALGVPADTLGTRFHTTIGGHEVAGIPPLPPLPQLPWGDGPLTFRLVEKLLPSAFAIAMLGAIESLLSAVIADGMTGKRHDPDAELVGQGLANIVAPFFGGIAATGALARTATNIRAGARSPLAAIVHAMVVLACILLLARVVSYVPMASLAALLLVIAWNMSELRHVGHVLRVAPKSDVFVLVTCYVLTVVFDMVLAVGVGIVLAALLFIGRMAELTQARLLQQGDDEESRRLLPRGVAFYEIRGPLFFGAAQNAMSALGAIAADVQVVILGLGRVPVIDATGLVALESALERLRRARKFVIVAGPLPEPRRIFEKAELEASLDHVLFADDVEQAQQIAIDLVTLNPNWGAALPPVAAA; encoded by the coding sequence ATGCCCGGTCGCCGGAAGTCGCGTGAGGTGCTGGGGCTGCCCGGCGGCCTGCCGCTGGCGGTCGCGCTCCGGCGTACGGCCGCGGGCGGCTACGACCTGGAGGCCTTCGGGGCCGACCTGTTCGCCGGCACGGTGGTCGGCATCGTCGCCCTGCCGCTCTCCATGGCGCTCGCCATCGCGGTCGGCGCACCGCCCCAGCACGGGCTCTACACCGCGATCGTGGCCGGCACGGTGGCGGCGCTCACCGGCGGGTCCAAGTTCCAGGTGACGGGGCCGACGGCGGCCTTCGTGGTCGTCCTGGGCCCGATCGTGTCGCGCTTCGGCCTCTCGGGGCTCCTCACCGCGGGGCTCATGGCGGGCCTCCTGCTGGTCGCGATGGGCACCGCGCGGCTCGGGCGGCTGGTCGAGTTCATCCCGCATCCCGTCACCACCGGCTTCACCGCCGGCATCGCGACCGTGATCGCCACCCTCCAGCTGAAGGACGTGCTCGGCCTGCACGTCGCCCGCATGCCCGAGCGCTTTCCCGACAAGGTGGCCGCCCTGTGGGCGGCGCGCGGCAGCGCCTCGCTCGTGGAGTGCGGGGTCGCCGCCGCGACGCTCGCACTCCTCCTCCTGGCGCCTCGTCTCACGCGCCGGGTGCCCGCGCCGCTGGTGGCGATCGGCACCGTGACGTTCGCCGCGTGGGCGCTGGGGGTGCCCGCCGACACGCTCGGAACGCGGTTCCACACGACCATCGGCGGACATGAGGTCGCCGGCATCCCGCCGCTGCCGCCGCTCCCGCAGCTCCCGTGGGGCGACGGGCCGTTGACCTTCCGCCTGGTCGAGAAGCTCCTGCCCTCGGCGTTCGCGATCGCCATGCTGGGCGCGATCGAATCGCTCCTCTCGGCGGTCATCGCCGACGGCATGACGGGCAAGCGCCACGACCCCGACGCGGAGCTGGTGGGCCAGGGCCTCGCCAACATCGTGGCGCCGTTCTTCGGCGGCATCGCCGCCACCGGCGCGCTCGCCCGCACCGCGACCAACATCCGCGCCGGCGCACGCTCGCCGCTGGCGGCGATCGTCCACGCGATGGTCGTGCTCGCCTGCATCCTCCTCCTCGCCCGCGTCGTCTCCTACGTGCCGATGGCGTCGCTCGCGGCACTGCTCCTCGTGATCGCCTGGAACATGTCCGAGCTGCGGCACGTGGGCCACGTGCTGCGCGTCGCCCCGAAGAGCGACGTGTTCGTGCTGGTCACGTGCTACGTCCTCACCGTGGTCTTCGACATGGTGCTCGCGGTGGGCGTCGGGATCGTGCTCGCCGCGCTTCTCTTCATCGGCCGCATGGCCGAGCTCACGCAGGCCCGGCTTCTCCAGCAGGGCGACGACGAGGAGTCGCGGCGCCTGCTGCCGCGCGGCGTCGCGTTCTACGAGATCAGGGGTCCCCTCTTCTTCGGAGCGGCCCAGAACGCGATGAGCGCCCTCGGGGCGATCGCCGCCGACGTGCAGGTGGTCATCCTCGGCCTCGGCCGTGTGCCGGTGATCGACGCCACGGGGCTGGTGGCCCTCGAGAGCGCCCTCGAGCGCCTCCGCCGCGCCCGCAAGTTCGTGATCGTCGCCGGCCCGCTCCCCGAGCCGCGCCGCATCTTCGAGAAGGCCGAGCTCGAGGCGAGCCTCGACCACGTCCTCTTCGCCGACGACGTGGAGCAGGCGCAGCAGATCGCGATCGACCTGGTGACGCTCAACCCCAACTGGGGCGCGGCGCTGCCGC